A genomic window from Actinomycetota bacterium includes:
- a CDS encoding cysteine--tRNA ligase — translation MKVFNTLGRRYEEFTTRDPGKVAIYLCGPTVQSDPHVGHGRAAVAFDVIRRYLQWRGYEVTFVQNVTDVEDKIIAAAQERNVPVEELAKEMTDRFRAAYRALGALVPDVEPRATDHISEMQNLITILIERDHAYESGGDVYFVVRSFPKYGELSGHRIDELISGARVEPGEHKRDPLDFALWKAAKPGEPQWDSPWGPGRPGWHIECSAMSMKYLGNGFDIHGGGTDLIFPHHENEIAQSEGATGRRFARYWLHNGMVNLGGEKMAKSTGQVIGLEEAIDRFTPMAIRLFYLRAHYRTPQEYSEALLADAKASVERLWTFRRRGPGELSTEPDEAAIARFEEAMDDDFNTPEAVGILFDVVREGNRRIDAGEDAGPIFSAFDVIAGVLGLIPPSESLDELRMELAALAEELGIGPGATAEETVERLIAARRVARDERDWATADSVRKRLDDLGVVLEDTADGARWHRR, via the coding sequence ATGAAGGTCTTCAACACGCTCGGTCGTCGGTACGAGGAGTTCACGACACGGGATCCCGGCAAGGTGGCCATCTACCTGTGTGGCCCGACCGTGCAGTCCGATCCACACGTGGGGCACGGCAGGGCGGCCGTCGCGTTCGATGTCATTCGCCGGTACCTGCAATGGCGAGGCTACGAGGTGACCTTCGTGCAGAACGTCACCGATGTGGAAGACAAGATCATCGCCGCCGCGCAGGAGCGCAACGTGCCGGTCGAGGAGCTCGCGAAAGAGATGACCGATCGTTTCCGGGCCGCATACCGGGCTCTCGGTGCGCTCGTTCCCGACGTGGAACCGCGAGCAACCGATCACATCTCCGAGATGCAGAACCTGATCACGATCCTGATCGAGCGTGACCACGCCTACGAGTCGGGTGGGGATGTCTACTTCGTCGTTCGCTCGTTCCCCAAATACGGGGAGCTGTCCGGTCACCGAATCGACGAGCTCATCTCGGGAGCCCGTGTCGAACCCGGGGAGCACAAGCGCGATCCGCTCGATTTCGCTCTGTGGAAGGCAGCAAAGCCCGGAGAGCCGCAATGGGACTCTCCGTGGGGCCCCGGCCGGCCTGGCTGGCACATCGAATGCTCTGCGATGTCGATGAAGTACCTCGGAAACGGTTTCGACATTCATGGTGGGGGTACAGATCTGATCTTTCCTCACCACGAAAACGAGATCGCCCAATCTGAAGGTGCGACCGGCCGGCGGTTCGCTCGCTACTGGCTGCACAACGGGATGGTGAATCTCGGTGGCGAGAAGATGGCAAAGTCGACGGGCCAGGTGATCGGCCTGGAGGAGGCCATCGATCGCTTCACGCCGATGGCGATTCGACTGTTCTATCTTCGCGCCCACTACCGAACCCCTCAGGAGTACTCGGAGGCTCTGCTGGCGGACGCGAAGGCATCCGTCGAGAGGCTGTGGACGTTTCGTCGCCGCGGACCGGGCGAGCTGTCGACGGAACCCGACGAAGCGGCGATCGCACGATTCGAAGAAGCGATGGACGACGACTTCAATACGCCGGAGGCGGTGGGGATCCTCTTCGATGTGGTGCGAGAGGGAAACCGGAGAATCGACGCCGGGGAAGACGCGGGGCCGATCTTCTCGGCGTTCGATGTGATCGCAGGTGTGTTGGGCCTGATTCCCCCGTCCGAGAGCCTCGACGAGTTGAGAATGGAATTGGCTGCACTGGCCGAAGAACTCGGCATCGGTCCCGGTGCGACGGCCGAAGAAACGGTGGAACGGTTGATCGCCGCCCGACGCGTTGCACGCGATGAGCGTGACTGGGCCACTGCCGATTCCGTGCGGAAACGACTCGATGATCTCGGAGTCGTCCTCGAGGACACTGCTGATGGCGCGCGCTGGCATCGGCGCTGA
- the ispF gene encoding 2-C-methyl-D-erythritol 2,4-cyclodiphosphate synthase, giving the protein MSTIGWGFDAHRFGGEAPVVLGGVVADGLRGLVGTSDADVVAHAAADALLGAAALGDLGTFFPSGDVRWQGADSMELLESVVSRCRAVGLTVDHIDVTVVAETVRISPIREEIRRRLADALGVDLVAVSVKATSTDGMGFTGRDEGIAAVAVVIGELAPVV; this is encoded by the coding sequence ATGAGCACGATCGGTTGGGGATTCGACGCTCACCGGTTCGGAGGCGAGGCGCCGGTGGTGCTGGGTGGAGTCGTCGCCGACGGCCTGCGTGGGCTGGTCGGGACATCCGATGCCGATGTTGTCGCCCACGCGGCTGCCGATGCGTTGCTGGGGGCCGCAGCCCTTGGAGATCTTGGAACATTCTTTCCGTCCGGTGATGTTCGATGGCAGGGGGCGGACAGCATGGAACTGCTCGAGTCGGTGGTGTCGCGGTGCCGGGCCGTGGGGCTGACCGTCGACCACATCGATGTGACGGTGGTCGCCGAGACGGTCCGCATCTCCCCGATCCGCGAGGAGATCCGCCGTCGTCTCGCAGACGCGCTGGGTGTCGACCTGGTGGCGGTCTCGGTCAAGGCAACTTCGACCGACGGTATGGGATTCACCGGTCGAGATGAAGGGATCGCCGCGGTCGCCGTCGTCATCGGCGAACTGGCGCCCGTCGTCTGA
- a CDS encoding PIN domain nuclease, whose amino-acid sequence MIVEIVRLLITLALTAVGYRTGLAVHAANPDTAQVLGAILGAGTGYVLGGVLGRRFHSSLEDMPKVVVPRSSGPELFAGAFGLVVGMFVGLVVGLPLIIFLPPEIWLPLAVLVVVVFSIAGARLFSGRADEILAATGLRRRGGLVTRSLDASGYLLDSSAAIDGRVLNLARLGLLRGRLWIPEFVIDELQGLADAKDQDRRRRGRRGLDVLEALRDVQGSDVAVLEETVPEFEDVDAKLIVVAGRAEASLVTTDHNLAKAAAARGINVVNPQVLADALKVPVATGDHLHVRVSRAGSEPGQGVAFLDDGTMVVVEDAAELVGSEIDVEITATTRTAVGRMLFGRQVS is encoded by the coding sequence GTGATCGTCGAGATCGTGCGCCTGCTCATCACGCTGGCGCTGACGGCCGTCGGCTATCGAACGGGCCTCGCCGTGCACGCGGCCAACCCGGACACCGCTCAGGTCCTGGGCGCGATCCTGGGTGCGGGCACGGGGTATGTGCTGGGGGGTGTGCTCGGCAGACGGTTTCATTCCTCGCTGGAGGACATGCCGAAGGTCGTGGTTCCTCGCTCGAGTGGCCCGGAGCTCTTCGCCGGAGCGTTTGGACTGGTGGTCGGCATGTTCGTCGGACTGGTCGTCGGGCTTCCCCTCATCATCTTCCTCCCACCGGAGATCTGGCTGCCTCTCGCGGTTCTCGTCGTTGTCGTCTTTTCGATTGCCGGGGCACGGCTGTTTTCGGGACGCGCCGATGAGATTCTTGCCGCGACCGGCCTCAGAAGGCGCGGTGGTCTCGTCACCAGGTCTCTGGATGCATCCGGCTACCTGTTGGACTCCTCGGCGGCCATCGATGGGCGGGTGCTGAACCTCGCGCGTCTCGGCCTTCTGCGTGGACGGCTGTGGATTCCCGAATTCGTGATCGACGAGTTGCAGGGCCTCGCAGACGCGAAGGATCAGGATCGCAGGCGGCGAGGACGGCGTGGTCTCGATGTTCTCGAGGCATTGCGCGACGTGCAGGGTTCTGACGTGGCCGTACTCGAAGAGACCGTTCCCGAGTTCGAAGATGTCGATGCCAAGCTGATCGTCGTTGCCGGCAGGGCCGAAGCTTCGTTGGTGACGACGGATCACAATCTCGCGAAGGCTGCCGCGGCGAGAGGCATCAACGTGGTGAACCCGCAGGTGCTCGCCGATGCGCTGAAGGTACCGGTGGCCACGGGTGACCACCTTCATGTGAGGGTGAGCCGAGCCGGCAGCGAGCCGGGTCAGGGTGTGGCGTTTCTGGATGACGGAACGATGGTGGTGGTCGAGGATGCGGCCGAGCTCGTCGGCTCCGAGATCGATGTGGAGATCACGGCGACAACTCGTACCGCCGTCGGACGGATGCTGTTCGGGCGGCAGGTCTCGTAG
- a CDS encoding CarD family transcriptional regulator gives MFSVGDKVVHPQHGAAIIVKKVRQTVAGSRQEYFVLEIATEQLTVFAPVDTIEETIRPVISKNQARKVLAVFKDPPQEAGSNWSRWYKILNEKMTSGDIYQVAEVVRDLTYAQQIKGISPALKRMLSRARLTLTSELQFALNVGEEEATKRLDRALPTVEEPDAGGTT, from the coding sequence ATCTTCAGCGTCGGTGACAAGGTCGTGCATCCACAACACGGTGCCGCGATCATCGTCAAGAAAGTGCGGCAGACGGTTGCCGGCTCCCGCCAGGAGTACTTCGTGCTCGAGATCGCGACGGAGCAACTCACCGTCTTCGCCCCGGTCGACACGATCGAGGAAACGATTCGCCCGGTGATCTCCAAGAATCAGGCACGCAAGGTTCTTGCGGTCTTCAAAGATCCTCCGCAGGAGGCAGGGAGCAACTGGAGCCGGTGGTACAAGATACTGAATGAGAAGATGACCAGCGGGGACATCTACCAGGTCGCCGAGGTCGTGAGGGATCTCACCTACGCGCAGCAGATCAAGGGAATCTCCCCGGCTCTCAAGAGGATGCTCTCCCGTGCACGACTGACGTTGACATCCGAGTTGCAGTTTGCGCTGAACGTGGGTGAGGAAGAAGCGACCAAACGCCTCGACCGGGCTCTGCCCACCGTGGAGGAGCCGGACGCCGGCGGTACGACGTGA
- a CDS encoding ABC transporter permease, which translates to MKIWQPKTKLGRRLWAATLWGSSGILVLAVVQSIAGTQELTSHGTFGAALRMAMPIMLAGLGAVYSERSGVVNIGLEGMMIMGTWFSAWGAWQFGNPWWGVLFGILGGAMGGLIHAIATVTFAVDHIVSGVAINILAAGGMRFLSAVSYAPDSGGGATQSPHVSGVGTFSVPFLAGGKLFGWKSPDFFGWLEAHHWFFLSDMGGLLRGLTGGLSWLTVLALLLVPATIWLLWKTPWGLRLRSCGENPYSAESLGVSVLKMKYYGVVISGAMAGLGGTMLVLVQAGIYREGQTAGRGYIGLAALIFGNWNPAGALAGASLFGFADALRLRSEEAVHALLLFIAVLLAVLLFWMLYRRSWIPAAATGFFAVVFLILYLTVPVVPTQFIAFTPHLTTLLVLGLATQRLRMPAADGLRYRKGEAV; encoded by the coding sequence ATGAAGATCTGGCAGCCGAAGACGAAGCTGGGACGCAGGCTGTGGGCCGCGACCCTGTGGGGGTCTTCGGGGATCCTCGTTCTCGCCGTCGTGCAATCCATCGCCGGTACGCAGGAGCTGACGTCACATGGAACGTTCGGTGCGGCACTTCGGATGGCGATGCCGATCATGCTTGCCGGTCTCGGTGCCGTGTACTCGGAACGATCCGGTGTCGTCAACATCGGTCTCGAAGGCATGATGATCATGGGCACCTGGTTCAGTGCGTGGGGCGCGTGGCAGTTCGGGAATCCCTGGTGGGGTGTCCTCTTCGGCATCCTCGGCGGGGCGATGGGCGGTCTGATCCACGCCATCGCGACCGTTACCTTCGCCGTCGACCATATCGTGTCGGGGGTGGCGATCAACATCCTGGCCGCAGGGGGCATGCGCTTCCTGTCGGCGGTGTCCTACGCGCCGGACAGCGGCGGTGGTGCCACCCAGTCGCCGCACGTGTCGGGGGTCGGGACGTTCAGTGTGCCCTTCCTGGCGGGCGGGAAACTCTTCGGTTGGAAGAGCCCCGACTTCTTCGGATGGCTCGAAGCGCATCATTGGTTCTTCCTCTCGGACATGGGAGGGTTGCTGCGCGGGTTGACCGGCGGTCTGTCCTGGTTGACGGTGCTGGCTCTGCTTCTCGTCCCCGCAACGATATGGCTGTTGTGGAAGACACCGTGGGGTCTCCGGCTGCGTTCGTGCGGGGAGAATCCGTACTCTGCCGAGTCGCTGGGTGTGTCGGTGCTGAAGATGAAGTACTACGGCGTTGTCATTTCCGGAGCGATGGCCGGTCTGGGAGGCACGATGCTGGTCCTCGTGCAGGCCGGTATCTATCGGGAGGGCCAGACCGCAGGGCGAGGCTACATCGGTCTCGCCGCGCTGATCTTCGGAAACTGGAACCCTGCGGGAGCGCTGGCCGGCGCGTCACTGTTCGGATTCGCCGACGCCCTCCGGCTGCGATCCGAAGAGGCCGTGCACGCGCTCTTGTTGTTCATCGCCGTGCTGCTCGCGGTGCTGTTGTTCTGGATGCTCTACCGGCGTAGCTGGATCCCGGCGGCAGCGACGGGGTTCTTCGCCGTGGTGTTCCTCATCCTGTATCTCACGGTCCCTGTCGTCCCCACACAGTTCATCGCCTTCACGCCGCACCTCACGACGCTGTTGGTGCTGGGGCTTGCCACGCAGCGGCTTCGCATGCCCGCGGCCGATGGCCTGCGATACCGGAAAGGGGAAGCGGTCTAG
- the radA gene encoding DNA repair protein RadA, translating to MKYLCSSCGHRSAKWMGFCPQCGSREALVEDRATRRAAPPEVVPVASAAASAGDRSPVGIGEIDRVLGGGIVPGAVLLLGGEPGVGKSTLLLQAAGSFAGTGRSVLIATAEESSHQVGLRAKRLGVDSPRVSLVADSDIDAILAAADAMRPDLLIVDSIQTVSAPGVGSVPGSVSQVRECAARVIQHAKEHATAAVLVGHITKDGGIAGPKTLEHMVDVVLYLEGESNMGLRALRGLKNRFGPTHRLGLFEMRSEGLAEVEDPSAAFLSDWRGSSAGTVVFPTVEGRRPVLVEVQALVSPSSVPQPRRSVRGLQPARVHQLLAVMERHAGLGFSAHEVYVNVVGGIRVSEPGADLPVALALASSLLDRPLGSLASWGEIGLTGEVRPVAHERRRREESARLGIERVVGPRSGAPSSLRDALEKAFG from the coding sequence ATGAAGTATCTCTGTTCGTCGTGTGGACATCGATCCGCGAAGTGGATGGGGTTCTGTCCTCAGTGTGGTTCGAGAGAGGCGCTGGTCGAGGATCGAGCTACACGGCGCGCTGCGCCACCGGAAGTCGTCCCGGTCGCGTCCGCGGCAGCCTCGGCAGGTGATCGCTCTCCGGTCGGCATCGGTGAGATCGACCGGGTGCTCGGAGGTGGGATCGTCCCCGGGGCGGTGCTGCTCCTCGGTGGCGAACCCGGCGTCGGCAAATCCACCCTTCTTCTGCAGGCTGCAGGATCGTTCGCCGGGACAGGGCGCAGCGTGCTCATCGCGACCGCGGAGGAGTCTTCACATCAGGTCGGGCTGCGGGCCAAGCGCCTGGGCGTGGATTCTCCACGGGTGTCACTCGTTGCCGATTCCGACATCGATGCCATCCTTGCCGCGGCCGACGCGATGCGGCCGGATCTGCTCATCGTCGACTCCATCCAGACGGTCTCCGCTCCCGGAGTCGGATCCGTGCCCGGTTCGGTCTCCCAGGTCAGAGAGTGTGCGGCCAGAGTCATCCAACATGCGAAGGAGCATGCCACCGCTGCGGTGCTCGTCGGGCACATAACCAAGGACGGAGGCATTGCAGGTCCCAAGACGCTGGAGCACATGGTCGACGTCGTCTTGTACCTCGAGGGTGAGAGCAACATGGGGTTGCGCGCTCTGCGGGGGCTGAAGAACCGGTTCGGACCGACCCATCGACTCGGCCTGTTCGAGATGCGGAGCGAGGGTCTCGCGGAGGTCGAGGACCCATCTGCGGCGTTTCTCTCCGACTGGAGGGGCTCCTCGGCGGGGACGGTCGTGTTTCCGACGGTCGAGGGGAGACGCCCGGTTCTCGTCGAAGTTCAGGCCCTCGTGTCGCCGAGTTCGGTGCCGCAGCCCCGACGCAGTGTCCGTGGCCTCCAACCGGCACGCGTCCATCAGCTTCTCGCCGTCATGGAGCGCCACGCGGGCCTCGGCTTCTCGGCGCACGAGGTGTACGTCAACGTCGTTGGCGGGATTCGGGTCTCCGAGCCGGGGGCCGACCTTCCGGTCGCGCTCGCGCTTGCATCTTCCCTGCTCGATCGGCCGCTGGGATCGCTCGCGTCGTGGGGTGAGATCGGCCTGACCGGCGAGGTCCGTCCGGTCGCCCACGAGCGAAGGCGCCGGGAAGAGTCGGCCCGTCTGGGTATCGAACGAGTCGTCGGCCCGAGGAGCGGTGCCCCTTCCAGTCTGCGCGACGCGTTGGAGAAGGCGTTCGGCTGA
- the disA gene encoding DNA integrity scanning protein DisA has translation MTSDLFLQTVQRLAPGTPIRIAFGRIIQEENGALVVLGDGPEVQAICSGGFDLSGTEFSSARLAELAKMDGAIIIDDSWSKILRANVHLLPDPSIATVETGARHRTAERVAVQTGKPVVAVSEDRRVATLFLHDMRQELQDPTDLMASVNQSLSTLERVRRRLDEAEERLTPLEVSDLVTYRRVVVLVQRAELVRRIGDSIKEDLIGLGGAGDLARLQLTDLMQGVVELRDLVVRDYVRPLRVGTVERRLKRLEAVPTAELHEPDAVAEALGFEHLDERAEPLGIRVLNQVPRLPDNIRDGVAKHFRSLQKMMSASAAELDSVTGIGKARAQELRRVFDRLQESVHSWDHEPL, from the coding sequence ATGACCTCCGACCTCTTCCTGCAGACCGTTCAGCGGCTCGCTCCGGGGACTCCGATCCGGATAGCGTTTGGACGTATCATCCAGGAGGAGAACGGTGCCCTCGTCGTCCTTGGCGACGGACCCGAGGTTCAAGCGATCTGCTCCGGGGGTTTCGATCTTTCCGGCACCGAGTTCTCGTCTGCCAGGCTTGCCGAACTGGCGAAGATGGATGGTGCGATCATCATCGACGATTCGTGGAGCAAGATTCTGCGGGCCAACGTGCACCTGTTGCCGGATCCGTCGATCGCGACCGTCGAGACCGGTGCCCGTCATCGGACTGCCGAACGGGTGGCCGTTCAGACGGGTAAGCCGGTCGTTGCCGTGAGTGAGGATCGACGCGTGGCGACCCTGTTCCTCCATGACATGCGTCAGGAGCTGCAGGATCCGACGGATCTCATGGCGTCGGTGAACCAGTCTCTTTCCACCCTCGAGCGTGTTCGCAGGCGCCTCGATGAGGCGGAGGAGCGGCTCACCCCGTTGGAAGTCTCCGACCTGGTCACGTATCGGCGGGTTGTCGTGCTCGTGCAGCGAGCCGAACTCGTCCGCAGGATCGGCGATTCGATCAAAGAGGATCTCATCGGGCTGGGCGGGGCCGGCGATCTTGCACGCCTGCAGCTGACCGATCTCATGCAGGGAGTCGTCGAGCTCAGGGATCTCGTCGTTCGAGATTACGTGCGGCCGTTGCGAGTGGGCACGGTCGAACGCAGGCTCAAACGGCTCGAGGCCGTTCCCACCGCGGAGCTACATGAGCCGGATGCCGTGGCAGAGGCTCTCGGCTTCGAACATCTCGACGAGCGTGCAGAGCCCTTGGGTATTCGCGTGCTCAATCAGGTTCCCCGCTTGCCGGACAACATTCGCGACGGTGTTGCCAAGCATTTCCGGAGTCTTCAGAAGATGATGAGTGCCTCGGCGGCCGAGCTGGATTCTGTCACGGGGATCGGCAAGGCGAGAGCGCAGGAGCTGCGCAGAGTGTTCGACCGATTGCAGGAATCCGTTCATTCGTGGGACCACGAACCGCTCTGA